The Apibacter raozihei DNA segment AGAACGTATTTCCATCATTTAGACAATACTCATGACTTTATTCGGATGAATAAAGAATTAGAGGAGTTGGATTACGCACATAATCTTGAGCAAAGAAAAGCAATTATCGGAAGAGCTGAAGAATTGGTAACAGAACCCAGTGTTCAAAAAGCTCTTAACGAATTACAATATTTACATAAGCTTTGGAAAGAGCAGGCAGAACCTGTAGCAGAAGAATTCAGAGAAACCACCTGGCAGGAATTCAAAGCCATTACTCAGAAAATTCATACTCGTAAAGCCGAGTTATTCGAAAAAATTAAAGAAGAACAGCAGGCTAATCTTGAAAAAAAGCAATTTATTATTGCGGAATTAAAAAAGATTGTTTCAGTAACTACTCCGGATCATTCTTTCTGGCAAAATAACGTAAAGAAAATCGAACAGTTAAGGGAAGAATTCTTTTCTACGGGAAGGACTCCAAAAGAATTTAGCAGTGAAACATGGGGAAGTTTTAAAGACTTACTTCATGATATAAACACTAAGAAAAACACATTTTATAAAGATCTGAAAAAAATTCAACAAGAAAATTTAAAGAAGAAAAATGATTTGTTGGAAATAGCTAAATCTAATAAAGACAGTGAAGACTGGGATGTAGCTTTGAATCTTTACAAAAAAATCCAAAACGAATGGAAAAATATAGGTCACGTTCCCAGAAAATATTCAGATAAATTATGGAATGAATTTCGTGAAAATTGTAATTATTTTTTTGATAAATATAAACAACGAAATTCAAAAACTAATGAGGAATGGATTGAAAACTTAGAGAAGAAACAAGCACTTCTTTCTGAATTGGATTCTCTATCCGAATTGAGTAAAGATGAGGCTTTAAACAAAATCAATGAATATAGCATTCGTTGGAATTCTATAGGTAAAGTACCTAGAGAAAATATGGATATCAATAAAGAATTTAATCAGTCTATTAAAAAGCTGATTAAACAATTCGATATTCAGAAAAATGTTATTGACGAAATGCAATTAAACATAAAGGTTGAAAATTATAAACAAGCTAAAGATGACAGAAGGCTGGACGAGGATCTGAGAAAAATGAAAAAACAGATGCAGGATCTGGAACATGAAGTTGTTCAATTAGAGAATAATCTTTCTTTCTTTTCTAATGCAAAACAAGACAATCCATTATTACAAAACACTTTAAACAATATAGAGTCTAAAAAAATTAAATTAGAAGAGTTAAAACAAACTTATTCTAAATTAATCAATCTGGATTTATCCGATACGAGTGCAACTAATACAAAAGCACAATCGGAAAATGTAAATAAACCGGAAACTGAAGAGTAGTTTTATGATTGAGCAGGATGAAAACTACATCCGAAGATGC contains these protein-coding regions:
- a CDS encoding DUF349 domain-containing protein translates to MSTELDNLHNAEGNENNENIVNAENAATNSNQSENTFDELNAENSKTHQENDEIHIPEEDYDSLDLEKLIVKAKNLLADYPVYLISDAMNHIRESFNKKFDEAETDRKQKFLGEGGEELSYQPDNSIKTKFNSVYHDYKTKLSSHYKDIEQKEQINLDKRLQIIEELKELYTTPIESIGSFFKKFRNIKERWHEAGKIPKSKAGDVFRTYFHHLDNTHDFIRMNKELEELDYAHNLEQRKAIIGRAEELVTEPSVQKALNELQYLHKLWKEQAEPVAEEFRETTWQEFKAITQKIHTRKAELFEKIKEEQQANLEKKQFIIAELKKIVSVTTPDHSFWQNNVKKIEQLREEFFSTGRTPKEFSSETWGSFKDLLHDINTKKNTFYKDLKKIQQENLKKKNDLLEIAKSNKDSEDWDVALNLYKKIQNEWKNIGHVPRKYSDKLWNEFRENCNYFFDKYKQRNSKTNEEWIENLEKKQALLSELDSLSELSKDEALNKINEYSIRWNSIGKVPRENMDINKEFNQSIKKLIKQFDIQKNVIDEMQLNIKVENYKQAKDDRRLDEDLRKMKKQMQDLEHEVVQLENNLSFFSNAKQDNPLLQNTLNNIESKKIKLEELKQTYSKLINLDLSDTSATNTKAQSENVNKPETEE